The genomic segment TTATATAAGATTATTAGATAATCATCCATGGTTTAATGTTACATATGTTGCAGCATCACCAAAAAGTGCGGGCAAAAGCTATGAAGAAGCTGTAATGGGGAAATGGCAAATGATTTCAGACCCACCTGAAAATGTTCGAAAGCTTATCGTTAGGGATGCAAATGATGTAAGCCAAGCAATTGGAAAATGTGCCTTGGTATTCTCTGCTCTTGAAATGGAAAAGGAAAAAATCAAAGAACTTGAATCAGCATATGCCAAAGCTGGGATAGCAGTTTTTTCTAATGCTTCAGCCAACAGGCATGTCGATAATGTGCCAATGTTAATCCCTGAGATTAATAGTAATCATATTGAGATTATCCTTGAGCAAAAGAAAGCAAACGGTTGGGATAAAGGATTCATAGTTGTAAAACCAAACTGCTCATTACAAAGTTATATGGCTCCTGTTTATGCATTAATCAAGGCAGGATATGAAGTAAAAAGAATGATAATTACTACAATGCAGGCAGTTTCAGGAGCAGGATATCCTGGAGTACCCTCACTTGACATGATAGACAACATGGTTCCAT from the Methanofastidiosum sp. genome contains:
- the asd gene encoding aspartate-semialdehyde dehydrogenase produces the protein MEKINVGVIGATGMVGQNYIRLLDNHPWFNVTYVAASPKSAGKSYEEAVMGKWQMISDPPENVRKLIVRDANDVSQAIGKCALVFSALEMEKEKIKELESAYAKAGIAVFSNASANRHVDNVPMLIPEINSNHIEIILEQKKANGWDKGFIVVKPNCSLQSYMAPVYALIKAGYEVKRMIITTMQAVSGAGYPGVPSLDMIDNMVPFISGEEEKSEIEPQKIMGKIVNGKIVNDTSMKISAHCNRVPVIDGHTACVSLEFGAKKPSLEEIRKIWKEFRSEPQELNLPFAPKKPIIYREEPNRPQPRKDRDTDKGMAVTVGRLRECKVFDIRFVCLSHNTVRGAAGGGILNAELLKAKGYL